The following coding sequences are from one Terriglobia bacterium window:
- a CDS encoding energy transducer TonB: MRSAALLLLGLMISPVAHGLPADKIVSIAEAAQHAVEQSQLTLPGSPPFHLKATIAEAGNPHSDYRADVEEYWLSPTKWRRTIQSPGFSQVLIVNGDKVSEQNTGDYYPFWLHDLITAIFDPLPMLEQLKRLAGRVDLPGDSTQSTACLNLQTHSGVPPAQSTLQLAFCFRGKDGLLKAVSTPGYRAEFQDYRPFGAKQVARRVILSPRPGTTISAEIVELQAAAKADEQLFLVDQPTPPAQMLKNVEVGEDTARRLIVDAPDLKWPVVRRGKASGQVTLYISADRSGHVREAWLVGSDNPEVSDAARDQLLRWRFQPYVNGVPMQMESVLTLAFASTLDPVPVLNDSQARKLATRVVEAQASPGKPSARKTFTLRASVDEHGKVVGVQNPNNVSSRLFTAGDRALRQWSFRPYIRDGKPDIFDADIILKVR, encoded by the coding sequence ATGCGATCAGCTGCTCTCCTGTTGCTGGGCTTGATGATTTCCCCTGTAGCTCATGGTCTGCCGGCCGATAAGATCGTTTCTATTGCCGAGGCCGCGCAACATGCTGTGGAGCAATCGCAACTGACCCTGCCAGGAAGCCCGCCTTTTCATCTCAAGGCAACAATCGCTGAAGCTGGAAACCCGCATTCGGACTACCGGGCCGACGTGGAAGAATATTGGCTCTCGCCCACCAAGTGGCGCCGCACGATCCAGTCGCCAGGCTTTTCCCAGGTGCTGATCGTGAATGGCGATAAGGTTTCCGAGCAGAACACCGGTGACTATTATCCTTTTTGGCTGCATGATCTGATTACCGCCATTTTTGATCCCCTGCCAATGCTGGAACAGCTGAAACGATTGGCTGGGCGAGTGGACTTGCCCGGCGATTCGACGCAATCCACCGCCTGCCTCAACCTACAAACACACTCTGGTGTTCCTCCAGCGCAGTCCACCCTGCAATTGGCATTCTGCTTTCGGGGCAAGGACGGTCTGCTCAAGGCCGTGTCTACGCCGGGTTATCGCGCAGAGTTTCAGGACTATAGACCATTCGGCGCGAAGCAGGTTGCGCGACGGGTCATCCTTAGCCCCCGGCCTGGCACAACGATTAGCGCTGAGATCGTGGAGTTGCAGGCCGCCGCGAAGGCGGACGAACAACTTTTTCTTGTGGACCAGCCAACTCCGCCGGCACAGATGCTGAAAAACGTGGAGGTGGGGGAAGATACCGCGCGCAGGCTCATCGTGGATGCTCCTGACCTCAAGTGGCCGGTGGTGCGCAGGGGCAAAGCCTCAGGGCAAGTGACGCTCTACATCTCCGCAGACCGCAGCGGCCACGTGCGCGAAGCGTGGCTTGTGGGCTCTGACAATCCTGAAGTCAGCGACGCGGCGCGCGACCAGCTACTGCGCTGGCGGTTCCAGCCGTACGTGAACGGCGTCCCCATGCAGATGGAATCAGTGCTGACGCTTGCTTTTGCCTCCACGCTGGATCCCGTTCCCGTGCTGAATGACAGCCAGGCCCGCAAGCTGGCCACGCGGGTGGTGGAGGCCCAAGCGTCACCCGGCAAGCCTTCCGCCAGAAAAACATTCACATTGCGGGCCTCAGTGGATGAGCACGGAAAAGTCGTCGGAGTCCAAAATCCCAACAATGTGTCTTCCCGGCTGTTCACGGCGGGTGATCGCGCACTGCGTCAGTGGAGTTTTCGCCCCTACATTCGTGACGGCAAGCCCGACATCTTCGACGCGGACATCATTCTCAAGGTTCGCTGA
- a CDS encoding phosphotransferase: MNVLKELFEQHFHLPVGQVQPLQGQLGGSGRNIIRLASGDVSAVGILYGVREENVAFIEFSRHFRRLGLPVPEIYAEDLSQGAYLEEDLGDTTLFEFLSKNRAGDIVAPAAVEAYRKVLSALPRFQIEAGRELNYQVCYPRGSFDAQSIAWDLNYFKYHFLKLAGIPFNEQALEDDFARLTELLLSARGDYFLYRDFQSRNVMLREGKPFFLDYQGGRKGALQYDVASLLYDAKADLPPQLRQQLLDHYLSEVAGFIAIDREAFMRPYYGYVYVRIMQALGAYGFRGFFERKSHFLQSVPYALKNLRWLLDHVELPVALPALMAAFESIVASEQLQELAAKTEPVSPAALQKTPGLRRETEDLVVRISSFSFHQGGPPKDETGHGGGFVFDARSLPNPGREERFKALTGKDAPVIDYLSQQQSVDQFLDNVMSLVDASVTEYQHRGFKSLTVSFGCTGGQHRSVYLAEQLAQRLRCRQGVKAVVRHVQLEKLEFEKPELGKPGR; encoded by the coding sequence ATCAACGTTCTCAAAGAGCTTTTTGAGCAGCATTTCCACTTGCCGGTCGGGCAGGTGCAGCCGCTGCAGGGCCAATTGGGAGGCTCCGGACGCAACATCATCCGCCTAGCCAGCGGAGACGTGAGCGCGGTCGGCATTCTGTATGGCGTGCGCGAAGAGAACGTTGCTTTCATCGAATTCTCCAGGCATTTTCGGCGGCTGGGCTTGCCGGTGCCGGAAATCTACGCCGAAGATTTGAGCCAGGGCGCGTATCTGGAAGAGGACCTGGGTGACACCACGCTGTTTGAATTTCTCTCGAAGAACCGCGCGGGCGATATCGTCGCTCCCGCCGCGGTGGAAGCATACCGCAAGGTCCTTTCCGCGTTGCCGCGCTTTCAGATCGAAGCCGGCCGTGAACTGAACTACCAGGTGTGTTATCCGCGTGGCAGCTTTGACGCCCAGTCCATTGCCTGGGATTTGAATTATTTCAAGTATCACTTTCTTAAGCTCGCCGGAATCCCTTTCAACGAGCAGGCCCTGGAAGACGATTTTGCCAGGCTGACCGAGCTGTTGCTGAGCGCAAGAGGCGATTACTTTCTCTATCGGGATTTCCAATCACGCAACGTGATGCTTCGGGAAGGGAAGCCGTTTTTCCTGGACTATCAGGGCGGACGCAAGGGCGCGCTGCAATATGACGTCGCGTCTCTGCTCTATGACGCCAAGGCGGACCTTCCGCCCCAGTTGCGTCAGCAACTACTCGATCACTATCTGAGCGAGGTTGCTGGTTTCATCGCGATAGATCGCGAAGCTTTCATGCGGCCCTACTATGGCTACGTGTACGTCCGCATCATGCAGGCGCTGGGCGCGTATGGCTTTCGTGGCTTCTTTGAGCGCAAGTCGCATTTTCTGCAGAGCGTACCCTACGCCCTGAAAAACCTGCGCTGGCTGCTGGACCACGTGGAACTCCCCGTCGCCCTGCCCGCGCTGATGGCCGCGTTCGAAAGCATTGTGGCATCGGAACAATTACAGGAGCTGGCCGCAAAAACAGAACCTGTCAGCCCTGCTGCTTTGCAGAAAACGCCGGGCCTACGCCGCGAAACGGAAGATCTCGTCGTGCGGATTTCCAGTTTCTCTTTTCACCAGGGTGGTCCGCCAAAGGACGAAACCGGGCATGGCGGTGGATTCGTCTTTGACGCTCGCAGTCTTCCCAATCCCGGAAGGGAAGAGCGCTTCAAAGCCCTTACCGGCAAAGACGCGCCAGTCATTGACTATCTCAGCCAACAGCAGAGCGTGGATCAGTTTCTGGACAACGTGATGTCCCTGGTGGATGCCAGCGTGACCGAGTACCAGCATCGCGGCTTCAAGAGTCTGACGGTGTCGTTCGGGTGCACCGGCGGGCAACATCGCTCGGTGTACCTGGCGGAACAATTGGCGCAGCGTTTGCGCTGCCGGCAGGGCGTAAAAGCCGTGGTGCGTCATGTTCAACTGGAGAAGCTGGAATTTGAAAAGCCGGAACTGGGGAAGCCAGGCCGATGA